In Desulfoferula mesophila, the genomic window CGGCGTGGCGGCCCACGATCACGCTGTTTTCACTGTCCGCCAAGGCTAGGTGTCCTGAAACTCGTCCAGCAGCTTAAGATGCCGCGAGGTGCGGCAGCGGCCGGCGATGATGATGGCCTCCACCTGGGCCACGGCCCGGTCCAGGTCGTCGTTGACCACCAGGTAGGTGGCATTGAAGGCCTTGCTCAACTCGTACTTGACCCGGCCCAGCCTTTGGGCCAACTGGTCCTCGTCCTCGGTGCCCCGGCCCCGTAGCCGCCGCTCCAACTCGGTGGGGCTTGGCGGCACCAGGAAAATGAAGACCCCGTCAGCGAAGCGCTTGCGCAGGCTCTCGGCCCCGTTGACGTCGGTGTCCAGGAAAAGGTCTTGGCCCTGCTCCAGCACCTGGCGCACCATCTTCTCCGAAGTGCCGTAGAGGTTGCCGAAGATCTCCTCGTGCTCGGCCATCTCCCCGGCGGCGATGCGCTTCTGAAACTCTTCGCGGCTCACGAAGTGGTAATCCACCCCGTCCTTCTCGCCCGGCCGGGGGGCGCGGGTGGTCAGGCTCACCGAGTAGGCCAAATCTGGCATATCGGCGCGCACCCTGGCGGCGATGGTGCTCTTGCCCGCCCCCGGCGGGCCGGACAGCACGTATATTTGTCCCTCGCCGTTCATGCGGGCTCCTCTTCACTCAAGGACAGGGTTGATTCGTCAAAGCTGGTGGACTCGTAGCGCTGGGCCATGGTGTCCGGCTGGATGGCCGAGAGCAGCACGTGCCCCGAGTCGGTGATCACGATGCTGCGGGTGCGCCGCCCCTGGGTGGCGTCCAGCAGGCGCCCCGCTTTGCGGGCCTCCTCGCGCAGGCGCTTCATGGGAGCCCCGGCGGGATTGAGTATGGCCACCACCCGGCGGGCGGTCACGGTGTTGCCGAAACCCAGGCTCATCAACTTGCCGGCCATGACGCCTCCCCGCGCCTATTCCACGTTCTGGATCTGTTCCCGGATGCGCTCCAGCTCGGCCTTGAGCTCCACGATGGTCTGGCCCGCCTCGGCGTCCGGGGTCTTGGAGCCCATGGTGTTGGCTTCCCGGTTGAGCTCCTGCATAAGGAAATCCAGTTTGCGCCCCACCGGCTCGGAGCTAAGCAGAAACTGCTTGAACTGCTCCAAGTGGCTGGCCGCGCGCACCGCTTCCTCGGTGATGTCGGCCTTGTCGGCGATCACCGCCACTTCCATGGCCAGGCGCTGGGGGTCGGGCTCGGTGTCGCCGGTGAGAAAGGCGATGCGCTCGCGCAGGCGATCCTGATATCCGGCCACCACCTGGGGAGAACGGGCCGCCGCCTCGCTGAACAAGCGCCCCACCACCTCCAGGCGGGCCCCCAGATCCTCGGCCAGGGCCTGGCCCTCGGCGGCGCGCATGGCCTCCAGCTCGTCCAGGGCCTGGGCCAGGGCGGGCTCCAGCTGGCCCCACAGGGCCTCGGGGTCCGGGCCCTCCTCCTGGCTGAGGATCAGGTCGCGGTTGTAGAGAAAGGGCATGAGCCCCGGCTCCTGCTCCACGCCCAGCTCTTGGCGCAGCTCCTCCAGCACCCGGCGATACTCGCGCACCAGGGGCCGGTTGAGCACCAGGCGCGGCGCCGCTTCCACCGCGCCGCTGGCCGCGACGCTGAGGCTAACCCGTCCCCGGGTCAGACGGGCGCTCACGAACTTTTTGATGCGCTCTTCCAGGGCGGTCAGCCCCGTCGGCAGGCGCAGATGGAAATCCAGGTAGCGCGAGTTAACCGTCTTTAGCTCCGCCACCCAGGCGCCATCGCCGACGTGGTTTTGGCCCCTGCCGTAACCGGTCATGGACTTGATCAAAGGTTTTCTCCTCGCGACCGCTCTGCCTTGCCCTGCCACAAAAGGCGGCCGCGCAACAATTCCAGCAGATCGCGTATCTGTTCCCCGGCATAGTCCGGGTAGGTCCAGGGCAGCGGCCGATAGGCGCCGCCCTGATAATAAAGGGTCACTTCGCCGTAGACGCCCGGGGCCAGCTCCATGCGGTGCCCCGCGAATTTGTGGGTGGCCAACACCAGGCTGTCCCGATCCAACAGGCCGGGGTCCAGGTTGACCAGGCGCCGACCCTCGCGGGAAAGCTCGCCTTCCAAGGCCGCGCACTGGCGCTTTATCCCGACCAGCTCGCCGGGCAGGCGCAACCGCTCAAAGGCGGCCAGGCGGCGGTTGAGGCCAATACCCATCTCCGGGGCGTAGTACTCGCTCCGACTAAAGGGCATGGGCTCGGAGTAGAATACCACCGGCCCCAGGAGGATGGCCAGTCGGCCCAGGGCCCGGGCCCGGGGCTCCTCGCGCCCGGCCAACAGGCTCACCACCAGACGGGCCGGCCGGGCATCGGCTCCCATGCGCGCCTAGGGCCGGCCCACGCTGATATAGGTGAAACCGGCCTGGCGCACCTTTTCGGGCGCGTACACGTTGCGCAGGTCCACCACCACCTTGCCGCGCATCACCTGTTTCAGCCTGGCCCAGTCCAGGTTGCGGAACTGGTTCCACTCGGTCATGAGCACCAGGCAGTCGGCCCCTTCGGCGGCGTGGTAGGAGTTGTCGCAGGCCACCAGGCCGGCCATCTTTTCCATGGCCTCGGCCATGCCCGCCGGGTCGTAGGCCCTCACCTCGGCCCCCCGGCGCATCACGGCCGGCAGAATGGCCAGGCTGGGCGACTCGCGCATGTCGTCGGTGTTGGGCTTGAAGGTGAGCCCCAGGCAGGCCACTACCTTGCCTTGCAAGTCGCCGCCCAGGGCCTGGGCGATCTTATCGGCCATGCGCCGGCGCTGATCACGGTTCACCTCGATCACCGCCTCCACGATGCGGAAGCGGTAGTCGTGGTCCTTGGCGATATGGGCGATGGCTTCGGTGTCCTTGGGGAAGCACGAACCGCCATAACCGGGCCCGGCATGCAAAAACTTGGACCCGATACGCCGGTCCAGACCCATGCCCTTGGCCACCAGGTTCACGTCCGCCCCCACCTTTTCGCAGATATTGGCCATCTCGTTGATGAAGCTGATCTTGGTGGCCAAAAAGGCGTTGGAGGCGTACTTGATCATCTCCGCGGTTTCCACGTTGGTGAGCACGAAGGGCGTCTCGATGAGGTACAGGGGGGCGTACAGGTCGCGCATCACCGCCTGGGCCCGCTCGCTGCTGGTGCCCACCACCACCCGGTTGGGTCGCATGAAATCCTCAATGGCCGAACCCTCGCGCAAAAACTCGGGGTTGCTCACCACGTCGAAGTCCAACGGGGTCTCCTGGTTGGCCCGGATGATCTCGGCCACCTTCTGGCCGGTGCCCACCGGCACCGTGGACTTGGTCACCACCACCTTGTAGTCGGTCATGGTCTGGCCGATGCTCTTGGCCACCTGCTCCACGTACTTGAGGTCCGCCGCGCCGTCGTTGCCCTGGGGGGTGCCCACGGCGATGAAGATCACCAGGGAGTTCTTGATGCCCTCTTCCAGGTCGGTGGTGAAGCTAAGGCGGCCCTCCCGGGCGTTCTTGGCCACCATCTCCTCCAGGCCCGGCTCATAGATGGGCACCTTGCCCCGCTTGAGCATATCGATTTTTTCCTGGACCTTGTCCACGCAGACCACGTTGATGCCGAACTCGGCGAAACACGCCCCGGTTACCAGCCCGACGTAACCCACGCCAACCATGCAAATGTTCATACCCTAAGTCCCGTTACCACCGCTCTCAAGCGGTCTAAATTATTTTCCGGGCCCCGTCCTGGGAGCGCAGCAAGGCCCGGCCTCCCAGAGCCAAGCCGGTCAGCAGCCAGAACATCATGCCCGTATCGTCCACGAAAAAATCGTCAAACAAGTTGCGCAAGCAGAACCCGGCCACCAAGGCGGCAGTGGCCGCGGCAAAGGCCTGGACTTCTTGCCCCGCACGGGGAGGCGAGTTGGGCCACAGCGCCCACAGCAGCACCCCCATTATAAGCAATATGGCGACCAAGCCTTGCACCCCCAGTTGCAGGGTCAGATCCACGAAGGTGTTGTGGGCGTGCCACAACAGCGGCTGGTGGGTGGCCCGGAACTTGGGATAGGCCTTGGAAAAGCTGTGCCGTCCCAGGCCGATGCCCCGGAAGGGATCCTTTTTCACCTGCTTGTAGGAATAGGCCCAAAGGGTAAGCAGATCTCCGGCGGTGCCCCCGGTCTTGAGGGGGTTACTCACCAAACGGTCCCAGCTTTCGCCATGGCGAGAGCCCGGCGCCATGAACATCACCCCCACCGCCAGCAAGGCGGCCAGCCCCACCAAGAGCAGGGTGCGCAGGCGGTGACTGGTGAGCATGACCAGGCACATGGCGGCCTGCAACAACATGGCCAGCCAGGCGGCCCGGTTGTAGGTGACGTAGGCCATCAAAATCGTGGCCAGCAGCAGGGCCGCCCAGAGCCACCTGGGGCCGCGCCCAGTCCAAAGCAGCGGGGCCAGCAGCAGATACGGCCACACCAGCACCAAATAGGTGCCCAGGGTGCCGTAGCCGCTGTGCAGCGATCCCGCCCGCACCGCGTGATTGAACAGGGAGCCGCCTTCGTTGAAAAAGATAAACAGGCCGGCCGAGGTCATAACCGCCAGGCCCGCCAGGATCACCCCCCAGAATTGCTTAAGGTTGTCCGCCTCCTGGATCAAATGCACCCCGGCGTAGAAAAACAAAAGGCCTCTGAGAACCTCGGACCGGAGTTCCTTTAGGCTGTAGTCCATGTCCACCGCGGTGAACAGGCTGAACACCGTGACCGCCACGTAGAAAAGCAAAGGCCAGAAAAGCACCGTGGCCCGAAAACGATCCCCCCCGCGCGCCCACAGGAACAGGACCAGGAACAAGAGCATGCCCACCATGGCCATCTCGCGGGCCGCGGTGATGGACTCCAGGGGCAAAATAAACACCAGGCTCAGGGCGAAAAGGCGGGCCATCCGGTAAAAGGCGTCGGCCAAGCCGGGGCGCTCCCATTGGAGCAGGCCGCTCTGGTGCTGCGCGCTCATCAGTCCTGATACCTGCCCTGCCGGGTCAGTTCCACCAGGCGGGCCAGGCCTTGGCGAAAGCCCACCTTGGGATCGTATCCCAGCACTTTCCGCGAAAGCTCCAGGGAAGCCAGGCTGTGGCGCACCTCGCCGATGCGGGCCGGGGCGAAAACCGGCTTCACCTCGCTGCCCAGCAGCTCCCGCAAAACCCTGAGCAGGTCCAATAGGGAATGGCTCATCCCGGCGCCAACGTTCAGGGCCAGGCCCGGCGCCACCGGAGAGGCGCAGGCGGCCAGGTTGGCGGCCACCACGTTGTCCACGTAGGTGAAATCGCGGCTCTGGCGGCCGTCGCCAAACACCGTGGGGGCCTGACCGGCATGCAAGGCGAAGAGAAACCTGGGCACCACCGCCGCATAAGCGGCCTGGGGATCTTGGCGGGGTCCGAAAACGTTGAAATAGCGCAAACACACGGTCTCCAGGCCGTAGACCTGGTAGAACACCTTGCAGTATTGCTCCATGCCCACCTTGCTCACCGCGTAGGGGCTTACGGGGTTGAGCGGCAGGCTTTCGCTCTTGGCCGTCGTAATCGGCTCCACGTCGCCGTAGATGGAGGAGCTGCTGGCCGCCACCACCCTCTTCACCCCCGCCCCCTTGGCCGCCCACAGCAGATTAAGGCTGCCCGTGGCGTTTACCTCGTGGGTCAGCAAGGGGTCATCCAAGGAGCACTGCACCCGCGATTTTGCCGCCTGGTGCAGGACGTAGTCCACGCCCTCCACGGCCTCGCGGCAGGCTTGAGGGTCTCGTATGTCCCCCTCCACGAAGCTGAACTCGCCCGGCCCCCGGCGCGCGGCCTGCAGGTTGCGCAGACTGCCGGAGCTGAGGTTGTCCAACACCCTCACTTTGTGGCCCTGGGCGGTCAGGGCCTGGGCCAAATGGGAGCCGATGAAACCGGCCCCGCCGGTGATCAAATAGGTGGACACTAATTGTTCCTGCGAGTCAGAAAGGCCAGATCCTGTTCCAGGGCCTTGGAAAGCCGTCCCGCCGTAACCGCCGAGGTGCCCACCTCGCCCACCACCACTCCGGCGGCCACGTTGGCCATGACCGCGGCTTCGGGCAGTGAGAGCCCGCTGACCAGCCCCAGGGTCAGGGTGCTGATGACCGTGTCCCCGGCCCCGGTTACGTCGAACACCTGTTTGGCCATGGTGGGCACGTGGTCCATGCCTTCGGGGGTCACCAGGGTCATGCCCCGCTCCCCCTGGGTGATGAGAATGGCCCCGGCCTGCAGGTTCTCCAGTAGCATGCGCCCGGCGCGCTCCACC contains:
- the gmk gene encoding guanylate kinase — its product is MNGEGQIYVLSGPPGAGKSTIAARVRADMPDLAYSVSLTTRAPRPGEKDGVDYHFVSREEFQKRIAAGEMAEHEEIFGNLYGTSEKMVRQVLEQGQDLFLDTDVNGAESLRKRFADGVFIFLVPPSPTELERRLRGRGTEDEDQLAQRLGRVKYELSKAFNATYLVVNDDLDRAVAQVEAIIIAGRCRTSRHLKLLDEFQDT
- a CDS encoding DUF370 domain-containing protein, whose protein sequence is MAGKLMSLGFGNTVTARRVVAILNPAGAPMKRLREEARKAGRLLDATQGRRTRSIVITDSGHVLLSAIQPDTMAQRYESTSFDESTLSLSEEEPA
- a CDS encoding YicC/YloC family endoribonuclease; this translates as MIKSMTGYGRGQNHVGDGAWVAELKTVNSRYLDFHLRLPTGLTALEERIKKFVSARLTRGRVSLSVAASGAVEAAPRLVLNRPLVREYRRVLEELRQELGVEQEPGLMPFLYNRDLILSQEEGPDPEALWGQLEPALAQALDELEAMRAAEGQALAEDLGARLEVVGRLFSEAAARSPQVVAGYQDRLRERIAFLTGDTEPDPQRLAMEVAVIADKADITEEAVRAASHLEQFKQFLLSSEPVGRKLDFLMQELNREANTMGSKTPDAEAGQTIVELKAELERIREQIQNVE
- a CDS encoding DUF4416 family protein, giving the protein MGADARPARLVVSLLAGREEPRARALGRLAILLGPVVFYSEPMPFSRSEYYAPEMGIGLNRRLAAFERLRLPGELVGIKRQCAALEGELSREGRRLVNLDPGLLDRDSLVLATHKFAGHRMELAPGVYGEVTLYYQGGAYRPLPWTYPDYAGEQIRDLLELLRGRLLWQGKAERSRGENL
- a CDS encoding UDP-glucose dehydrogenase family protein, translating into MNICMVGVGYVGLVTGACFAEFGINVVCVDKVQEKIDMLKRGKVPIYEPGLEEMVAKNAREGRLSFTTDLEEGIKNSLVIFIAVGTPQGNDGAADLKYVEQVAKSIGQTMTDYKVVVTKSTVPVGTGQKVAEIIRANQETPLDFDVVSNPEFLREGSAIEDFMRPNRVVVGTSSERAQAVMRDLYAPLYLIETPFVLTNVETAEMIKYASNAFLATKISFINEMANICEKVGADVNLVAKGMGLDRRIGSKFLHAGPGYGGSCFPKDTEAIAHIAKDHDYRFRIVEAVIEVNRDQRRRMADKIAQALGGDLQGKVVACLGLTFKPNTDDMRESPSLAILPAVMRRGAEVRAYDPAGMAEAMEKMAGLVACDNSYHAAEGADCLVLMTEWNQFRNLDWARLKQVMRGKVVVDLRNVYAPEKVRQAGFTYISVGRP
- a CDS encoding O-antigen ligase family protein, with the protein product MSAQHQSGLLQWERPGLADAFYRMARLFALSLVFILPLESITAAREMAMVGMLLFLVLFLWARGGDRFRATVLFWPLLFYVAVTVFSLFTAVDMDYSLKELRSEVLRGLLFFYAGVHLIQEADNLKQFWGVILAGLAVMTSAGLFIFFNEGGSLFNHAVRAGSLHSGYGTLGTYLVLVWPYLLLAPLLWTGRGPRWLWAALLLATILMAYVTYNRAAWLAMLLQAAMCLVMLTSHRLRTLLLVGLAALLAVGVMFMAPGSRHGESWDRLVSNPLKTGGTAGDLLTLWAYSYKQVKKDPFRGIGLGRHSFSKAYPKFRATHQPLLWHAHNTFVDLTLQLGVQGLVAILLIMGVLLWALWPNSPPRAGQEVQAFAAATAALVAGFCLRNLFDDFFVDDTGMMFWLLTGLALGGRALLRSQDGARKII
- a CDS encoding SDR family oxidoreductase, with product MSTYLITGGAGFIGSHLAQALTAQGHKVRVLDNLSSGSLRNLQAARRGPGEFSFVEGDIRDPQACREAVEGVDYVLHQAAKSRVQCSLDDPLLTHEVNATGSLNLLWAAKGAGVKRVVAASSSSIYGDVEPITTAKSESLPLNPVSPYAVSKVGMEQYCKVFYQVYGLETVCLRYFNVFGPRQDPQAAYAAVVPRFLFALHAGQAPTVFGDGRQSRDFTYVDNVVAANLAACASPVAPGLALNVGAGMSHSLLDLLRVLRELLGSEVKPVFAPARIGEVRHSLASLELSRKVLGYDPKVGFRQGLARLVELTRQGRYQD